The sequence ATTAAGGAGGAAAAGATCAAATGGCTAAGGCTAAATTTGAGCGGAACAAACCGCACGTAAACATTGGCACGATCGGCCACGTAGACCACGGCAAGACCACGCTGACGGCGGCGATCACAACGACGCTGTCGAAGATGGGGCAGGCCGAGGCGATGGCTTACGATGCGATCGATAAGGCGCCGGAAGAGAAAGAGCGCGGGATCACGATCAACACGGCGCACGTGGAGTATGAGACGGCGACGCGGCACTATGCGCACGTGGACTGCCCGGGGCACGCTGACTATGTAAAGAACATGATCACGGGCGCTGCGCAGATGGACGGAGCGATCCTGGTGGTAAGCGCGGCGGACGGCCCGATGCCGCAGACGCGCGAGCACATCCTGCTGGCCCGTCAGGTAGGCGTGCCGTACGTGCTGGTGTTCATGAACAAGTGCGATATGGTAGACGATGAGGAGCTGCTGGAGCTGGTAGAGATGGAGATCCGGGAGCTGCTCAACGAGTATAGCTTCCCCGGCGACGATACGCCGATCATCCGCGGATCTGCGCTGAAGGCTTTGGAAGCGGCGCAGAGCTCTTCCAACGTAGCGGAGGAGCCGGATTGCAAGTGCATTTTCGAGCTGATGGACGCGGTAGACAGCTACATCCCCGAGCCGGAGCGCGCGGTGGATCAGCCGTTCCTGATGCCTGTAGAGGACGTGTTCTCGATCACGGGCCGCGGCACTGTGGCCACGGGCCGTGTAGAGCGCG is a genomic window of Luoshenia tenuis containing:
- the tuf gene encoding elongation factor Tu; protein product: MAKAKFERNKPHVNIGTIGHVDHGKTTLTAAITTTLSKMGQAEAMAYDAIDKAPEEKERGITINTAHVEYETATRHYAHVDCPGHADYVKNMITGAAQMDGAILVVSAADGPMPQTREHILLARQVGVPYVLVFMNKCDMVDDEELLELVEMEIRELLNEYSFPGDDTPIIRGSALKALEAAQSSSNVAEEPDCKCIFELMDAVDSYIPEPERAVDQPFLMPVEDVFSITGRGTVATGRVERGTVKVQDTVEIVGLTDEKRSTVVTGVEMFRKLLDQAVAGDNIGVLLRGVQRNEIERGQVLSKPDSIHPHTHYKGEVYVLTKEEGGRHTPFFNGYRPQFYFRTTDVTGVITLPEGVEMVMPGDNVQMEVKLITPIAIEEGLRFAIREGGRTVASGVVASIIE